A single Filimonas effusa DNA region contains:
- a CDS encoding AraC family transcriptional regulator has product MKVLQFTIPVSHDKTIIVQKENLPHFYPHLHRHEEIQLTWVQKGEGTLIAENNMHSFWSNEIFWLGADQPHLFKSDQTYFVPKSKKSIQALTIFFNPNGKLAPLFDLVELKNIKQFIRKFQSGFKLPDSLVAEVASRMLRIQQSKATDQFIHFIDLLKLLQSAHDLHPLVSGSTLASVSDHEGIRIGEIYNYIMQHYDTDIMLEDIAKHAHMTPQAFCRYFKKHTRLTFVSFLNEVRINEACKKLSDGSYDSISTVAYHCGFNSITNFNRVFKTVTGKSPRDYVREYSIPGVMAGE; this is encoded by the coding sequence ATGAAAGTTCTTCAGTTTACTATACCTGTATCTCATGATAAGACCATTATAGTTCAAAAAGAGAACCTTCCGCATTTCTATCCACATCTTCATCGTCATGAAGAGATCCAGCTCACCTGGGTGCAAAAAGGAGAAGGGACTTTAATAGCAGAAAACAACATGCATAGCTTCTGGTCGAACGAAATCTTCTGGCTGGGTGCAGACCAGCCGCATTTATTCAAAAGTGACCAGACCTATTTTGTTCCGAAGAGCAAGAAGAGTATCCAGGCATTAACTATCTTCTTCAATCCCAACGGTAAACTAGCACCCTTGTTTGACCTGGTAGAATTAAAGAACATCAAGCAATTCATCCGTAAGTTTCAAAGCGGGTTTAAGCTGCCTGATTCGCTTGTAGCAGAAGTTGCCAGCCGGATGTTAAGAATACAGCAGAGCAAGGCAACTGATCAGTTCATTCATTTTATTGATCTGCTGAAATTATTACAGTCTGCGCACGATTTGCACCCCCTTGTTTCGGGCTCTACGCTTGCTTCGGTAAGTGACCATGAGGGCATAAGGATCGGAGAGATCTACAACTATATTATGCAGCATTACGATACGGACATTATGCTGGAGGATATTGCCAAACATGCACATATGACCCCTCAGGCATTTTGCCGTTATTTCAAGAAACATACCCGGCTCACATTTGTATCCTTCCTTAATGAGGTACGCATTAACGAGGCTTGTAAGAAACTCTCGGATGGTTCTTATGACAGTATATCAACAGTAGCCTATCATTGTGGTTTTAACAGCATCACCAATTTTAACCGTGTATTTAAAACCGTCACGGGCAAATCGCCAAGGGACTATGTAAGAGAATATTCGATCCCTGGCGTCATGGCCGGAGAATAA
- a CDS encoding dihydrodipicolinate synthase family protein: MSIQWKGVFPAVTTKFTPDGKIDLEGFSKNIRAQVDAGVNGIVLGGSLGEASVLSVAEKETLVKTTIEVTGNKIPVVLNIAESITAEAISLAEAASQWGAKGLMLLPPMRYKADERETVVFFKSIAASTDLPIMIYNNPVDYKIEVTLDMFEELIGMKNIQAVKESTRDVTNVTRIKNRFGDRIKILCGVDTISMEELLLGADGWVAGLVCAFPRETVAIYRLVKAGLIEEATAIYRWFMPLLELDIHPKLVQYIKLAEAQAGMGSEHVRAPRLTLIGEERTRILNIIDTALANRPELPDYLSLPLEKKAALTAI; encoded by the coding sequence ATGAGTATACAATGGAAAGGCGTGTTTCCAGCAGTGACCACCAAGTTTACCCCCGATGGCAAAATTGATCTCGAAGGCTTTAGCAAAAATATCCGGGCACAGGTCGATGCAGGAGTGAATGGCATTGTATTAGGCGGTAGTTTAGGTGAAGCGAGCGTATTATCTGTAGCAGAAAAAGAAACCCTGGTAAAAACAACTATTGAAGTAACCGGGAACAAGATCCCCGTAGTATTGAACATCGCGGAAAGTATTACAGCCGAAGCCATCAGTCTGGCTGAAGCTGCTTCTCAATGGGGGGCAAAAGGATTGATGCTCCTGCCGCCCATGCGTTATAAAGCAGATGAAAGGGAAACTGTGGTATTCTTTAAATCTATAGCAGCGTCGACCGACCTGCCTATCATGATCTATAATAATCCTGTCGACTATAAAATTGAAGTTACCCTCGATATGTTCGAAGAACTGATCGGGATGAAAAATATCCAGGCGGTGAAAGAATCTACGAGAGACGTTACAAACGTTACCCGTATTAAAAACCGTTTTGGAGACAGAATCAAGATACTATGTGGTGTCGATACCATTTCCATGGAAGAATTGTTACTGGGCGCCGATGGCTGGGTAGCAGGACTGGTATGTGCTTTCCCGCGCGAAACAGTTGCCATCTACAGGCTGGTAAAAGCAGGTCTTATCGAAGAGGCTACTGCAATCTACCGCTGGTTTATGCCGCTGCTGGAACTCGACATTCATCCTAAACTGGTGCAGTATATTAAACTGGCCGAAGCGCAGGCTGGCATGGGCTCCGAACATGTGCGCGCACCACGTTTAACTTTAATAGGAGAAGAACGCACACGCATTCTTAATATCATTGATACTGCATTGGCAAACAGACCTGAATTGCCGGACTATTTATCCCTTCCCTTAGAGAAGAAGGCAGCTTTGACAGCAATTTAA
- a CDS encoding aldehyde dehydrogenase (NADP(+)) yields the protein MVTTMNEEMTAVDSVMKQAQQAYDVYGALSGAEKAAFLDAIAAAIEARREALVTIAGKETNLPPARLNGELSRTTGQLKLFGQLLREGSWVEAAIDTANATRTPARPDIRKMLVPLGPVVVFGASNFPFAFSTAGGDTASALAAGCPVILKAHSAHAATSAMVFEAITEAIETTGVPEFTVQHVMGRGNTVGKALVQHPLTTAVGFTGSFSGGKALCNYSNEREKPVPVFAEMSSINPVVFFPDTLEKNTAELAKQYAASITLGMGQFCTNPGLLLAIESDALEQFIHLLGAEIAAVAPQKMLHKGICESYNELREGMLTQQGLEVVATAAQDAHDMEALPTLARVKAADFLANPHFSEEVFGPFSLVITCQSREQLKQVLAKLKGQLTTTVMATPADLAEYKDVIKLQQSLAGRIMINNVPTGVEVCAAMVHGGPYPATTDARFTSVGLSSIQRWVRPLCFQNFPDELLPDELKQDNPLSIWRLVDNEWKQ from the coding sequence ATGGTAACAACAATGAACGAAGAGATGACAGCAGTAGATTCGGTAATGAAACAGGCACAGCAGGCTTACGATGTCTACGGCGCATTGAGTGGTGCCGAAAAGGCTGCGTTTCTCGATGCCATAGCAGCAGCAATAGAGGCCAGGCGCGAAGCGCTGGTAACTATTGCGGGCAAAGAAACGAACTTGCCGCCGGCCCGCCTTAACGGCGAGCTGTCGCGCACTACCGGGCAACTGAAATTGTTCGGCCAGCTTCTCAGGGAAGGCAGCTGGGTGGAGGCTGCGATAGATACCGCCAACGCTACCCGCACTCCCGCAAGGCCCGATATCCGCAAAATGCTGGTGCCATTAGGACCTGTCGTGGTATTCGGTGCCAGCAACTTCCCCTTTGCATTCTCTACTGCCGGCGGCGATACGGCCAGCGCACTGGCGGCAGGCTGCCCTGTAATACTGAAAGCTCATAGCGCACACGCCGCAACATCGGCAATGGTATTCGAAGCAATCACCGAAGCTATTGAAACAACAGGTGTACCAGAATTTACCGTTCAGCATGTGATGGGCAGAGGTAATACTGTTGGTAAAGCATTGGTACAACACCCGCTTACAACTGCAGTAGGCTTCACCGGATCTTTCAGCGGAGGTAAGGCATTGTGTAACTATTCTAATGAAAGAGAAAAACCAGTCCCCGTTTTTGCCGAGATGAGCAGCATCAACCCGGTTGTATTTTTTCCGGATACGCTGGAAAAAAATACAGCTGAGCTGGCTAAGCAATATGCCGCTTCCATCACATTGGGTATGGGCCAGTTTTGTACCAACCCCGGGTTGTTGCTGGCTATAGAGAGCGATGCACTCGAGCAGTTCATTCATTTGCTGGGCGCTGAAATTGCTGCAGTTGCGCCTCAGAAGATGCTGCATAAAGGTATCTGTGAATCATATAACGAGTTGCGTGAGGGCATGCTGACGCAGCAGGGACTGGAAGTGGTTGCCACTGCAGCGCAGGATGCGCACGATATGGAAGCGCTGCCTACGTTAGCCCGGGTAAAGGCAGCAGATTTCCTGGCCAATCCACATTTTTCTGAAGAAGTATTCGGGCCTTTTTCGCTGGTGATTACCTGCCAGTCGCGTGAGCAACTGAAACAGGTGCTGGCGAAGCTGAAGGGACAGTTAACGACTACTGTGATGGCAACGCCGGCAGATCTTGCCGAATATAAAGACGTGATAAAACTGCAGCAATCACTGGCTGGCAGAATCATGATCAACAATGTACCTACAGGTGTTGAAGTTTGTGCGGCTATGGTGCATGGCGGACCTTATCCGGCCACTACGGATGCGCGTTTCACTTCCGTTGGGTTGTCTTCTATTCAGCGTTGGGTTCGCCCGCTTTGTTTCCAGAATTTCCCGGATGAATTGTTACCTGATGAATTGAAACAAGATAACCCGCTATCTATCTGGCGTTTGGTAGATAATGAATGGAAACAATAA
- a CDS encoding 4-hydroxyproline epimerase, with protein sequence MKKTFFCIDAHTCGNPVRLVAGGGPVLTGANMSEKRQHFLKEYDWIRKGLMFEPRGHDMMSGSILYAPHDPSNDVAVLFIETSGCLPMCGHGTIGTITIAVEEGLVVPKTPGIIRMEAPAGLVEISYKQEAGKVKSVKLTNVAAYLAATELTVECPGLGELVFDVSYGGNFYAIVDVQPHFKGLEHYAADQLIAWAREIRKRINEKYQFVHPDNPTINGCSHVLWTGAVLDPASTARNAVFYGDKAIDRSPCGTGTSARMAQWYAKGKLKKGDVFVHESIIGSKFNGTIEEETNVNGVPAIRPGIEGWARIYGYNTITIDPEDDPYAYGFQVI encoded by the coding sequence ATGAAGAAAACTTTTTTTTGCATCGATGCACATACCTGTGGCAATCCTGTTCGCCTGGTTGCAGGCGGTGGTCCTGTATTAACGGGGGCGAACATGAGCGAAAAGCGCCAGCACTTTCTCAAAGAATACGACTGGATAAGAAAGGGGCTGATGTTCGAGCCCCGTGGTCATGATATGATGAGCGGTAGTATTCTTTATGCCCCTCATGATCCTTCCAACGATGTTGCAGTTTTATTTATTGAAACCAGTGGTTGCCTGCCTATGTGCGGGCATGGTACCATTGGCACTATCACCATTGCAGTAGAAGAGGGCCTGGTAGTTCCTAAAACACCGGGTATTATTCGTATGGAGGCTCCTGCCGGCCTTGTGGAGATCTCTTATAAACAGGAAGCCGGAAAGGTGAAAAGCGTGAAGCTCACCAATGTAGCGGCTTATCTTGCTGCTACGGAACTGACTGTGGAATGCCCGGGCCTCGGCGAACTGGTGTTCGATGTATCTTATGGAGGAAACTTTTATGCTATCGTTGATGTGCAGCCTCATTTTAAAGGACTGGAACACTATGCCGCCGATCAGCTTATTGCATGGGCCAGGGAAATAAGGAAAAGGATCAACGAAAAGTATCAGTTTGTTCATCCGGATAACCCCACTATCAATGGTTGTTCTCATGTGTTATGGACAGGAGCTGTTTTAGATCCTGCTTCTACGGCCCGTAATGCTGTGTTCTATGGGGATAAGGCGATAGACCGTTCGCCCTGCGGTACCGGTACTTCGGCAAGAATGGCGCAATGGTATGCAAAAGGCAAACTTAAAAAAGGCGATGTTTTTGTGCATGAAAGTATTATAGGTTCCAAATTCAACGGCACCATAGAAGAAGAAACCAACGTAAACGGCGTTCCCGCCATTCGTCCCGGCATTGAAGGCTGGGCGAGAATTTATGGTTATAATACTATTACAATTGATCCGGAAGACGACCCGTACGCCTATGGATTCCAGGTTATTTAA
- a CDS encoding NAD(P)/FAD-dependent oxidoreductase: MKAIIIGGGIIGLSSAWFLKASGWDVTIIDKDDFSDNCSYGNAGYVCPSHFVPMAAPGIIQQGLKWMLNARSPFYVKPRLDSGLINWGLKFMKSATAAHVEKSAVPLRDIALLSKSLYDSWAADPEFSFAYESKGLLEMFQLPENEAHAHHTVKAAAELGLDAAVLSAAEVSAMEPQTKLNIRGAIHFRCDAHLHPGKLMRQLNERLRAANVQFIKNEEVTGFEKLGSSIKTVVTKNNRYQADLVVLAAGSWSRGVASHLQVKIPMVGGRGYSVTLEDAAYQLNYPAILTEGRVAITPLDDNKIRFGGTMEITSLSAPPNMNRVKGILESVKRFLPDFDIPFPQEKDVWYGYRPCSADGLPYIGRLNSARNCIVATGHSMLGLSLGPATGKLVSEIANEAPVSMNITAFTPERF, translated from the coding sequence ATGAAGGCGATAATAATCGGAGGTGGCATCATTGGACTTAGTTCCGCCTGGTTCCTGAAAGCATCGGGCTGGGATGTTACAATCATCGATAAGGATGATTTTTCAGACAACTGTTCTTATGGTAATGCTGGTTATGTATGTCCAAGCCATTTTGTTCCCATGGCGGCGCCGGGGATTATACAGCAGGGACTGAAATGGATGCTGAATGCCAGGAGTCCTTTTTATGTAAAACCCCGTCTTGATTCCGGTTTGATAAACTGGGGGCTGAAATTCATGAAAAGCGCTACTGCCGCACATGTTGAAAAAAGTGCGGTTCCGTTAAGAGATATTGCTTTGCTTAGTAAATCGCTTTATGATTCCTGGGCGGCCGATCCTGAGTTTTCTTTTGCTTATGAAAGCAAGGGGCTGCTCGAAATGTTCCAGCTTCCCGAAAATGAAGCGCATGCACATCACACCGTAAAAGCGGCGGCTGAACTGGGTTTGGATGCGGCCGTTCTTTCTGCTGCGGAGGTGAGTGCCATGGAACCGCAAACCAAACTAAATATCAGGGGAGCCATTCATTTCAGGTGTGATGCACATTTGCATCCGGGTAAACTTATGCGCCAGCTGAATGAAAGGTTACGGGCTGCTAATGTTCAGTTCATCAAAAATGAGGAGGTTACCGGATTTGAAAAACTGGGCAGCAGTATTAAAACTGTTGTTACTAAAAATAACCGTTACCAGGCAGACCTGGTTGTTCTTGCTGCCGGATCGTGGAGCAGGGGAGTGGCTTCGCACCTGCAGGTGAAAATACCGATGGTAGGCGGACGCGGTTACTCAGTAACACTGGAAGATGCGGCTTACCAACTTAATTATCCTGCTATTCTTACAGAGGGCAGAGTGGCTATAACACCATTGGATGATAATAAGATCCGCTTCGGAGGGACTATGGAGATCACTTCACTTTCTGCTCCTCCCAATATGAACCGCGTAAAAGGAATCCTGGAATCGGTAAAACGTTTCCTGCCTGATTTCGATATTCCTTTCCCACAGGAAAAAGATGTCTGGTATGGTTACAGGCCTTGTTCAGCCGATGGCTTGCCTTATATAGGCCGCCTGAACAGCGCCAGGAACTGTATTGTGGCAACAGGGCATTCGATGCTTGGTTTAAGTCTTGGGCCTGCTACCGGAAAGCTGGTGAGTGAAATTGCAAACGAAGCTCCTGTTTCGATGAATATTACCGCTTTTACCCCGGAGCGTTTTTAA
- a CDS encoding S9 family peptidase — protein MRVALLLAAGIFVTCPGLHAQSSLKAWQPDGAEIAKRYAGAKYMDSAVKVGILNRTVQPNWIKDGTAFWYKKSLKDSAVEYVYIDAVKGRRKTITKEEAAALPFDSVAAPPRNRWRGRRSAYEEAAPDSSYSAFLRNGNLFLKKINGTEADIALTSDGSNEQPYGAFSWSPDSRYLVAYRIKPVKDSSVYYVLTSQTGTTRGQLRSQEYKQPGDPFTSYEMFLFEAATRKQVKVNTDIIDFGYPSALQWRGNKHFLFERTDRGHQRFRVIEVNVETARTRNVIEEQTPTFIYEQRIVTRYLYDNNSILWVSEKDGWRRMYMVDVVTGSCKPVNQGQWVVREVDSVDEKKKEIWFRASGMDATEDPYHIHYYRIGMDGKNLLSLTPEDGTHQMSFSKDKRFYIDNWSRVNTAPVTVLRRTADGKKIMDLEQADISGLLATGLRLPEIFHAKGRDGVTDIWGIVCRPSNFDSTVKYPVIENIYAGPQDSFVPKSFMAYSEMQSMAELGFIVVQMDGMGTANRSKAFHDMCWHNLADAGFPDRIAWIKALAAKYPYVDDSRVGLYGTSAGGQNAMGGLLFHPEFYSAAVAACGCHDNRVDKQWWNEQWMGYPIGKHYEEQSNVTNAAKLKGNLLLIVGEADTNVPPESTYRVADALIKANKTFDFLPVPGMGHSDGGPYGRAKKRDFFVKHLLGVDPPDRNK, from the coding sequence ATGCGTGTTGCGCTACTACTGGCTGCGGGTATTTTTGTTACCTGCCCTGGTCTTCATGCTCAATCTTCCTTAAAAGCCTGGCAGCCCGATGGTGCTGAAATTGCGAAACGTTATGCCGGGGCAAAATACATGGACAGCGCGGTAAAGGTGGGCATACTGAACAGAACGGTACAGCCTAACTGGATAAAGGATGGGACCGCTTTCTGGTATAAGAAAAGCCTGAAAGATTCCGCTGTGGAATATGTATATATCGATGCGGTAAAAGGCCGCCGCAAAACAATTACAAAAGAAGAAGCGGCTGCGTTGCCTTTCGATTCCGTGGCCGCTCCGCCGAGGAACAGGTGGAGAGGGCGTCGCAGTGCTTATGAGGAAGCGGCACCTGATAGTTCGTACAGCGCTTTTTTGCGTAATGGAAATTTATTTCTTAAAAAGATAAATGGAACGGAGGCGGATATTGCACTTACCAGCGATGGTTCCAACGAACAACCCTATGGCGCTTTTAGCTGGTCGCCTGACAGCCGTTACCTGGTGGCCTATCGTATCAAACCTGTAAAGGATTCGAGTGTGTACTATGTACTTACTTCTCAAACAGGTACCACCCGTGGGCAATTACGTTCACAAGAGTATAAACAACCGGGGGATCCGTTTACTTCTTACGAGATGTTCCTTTTTGAAGCCGCTACGCGCAAGCAAGTAAAAGTGAATACGGATATTATCGACTTTGGGTATCCTTCGGCACTGCAATGGCGTGGCAATAAACATTTCCTGTTTGAACGTACAGACCGTGGCCACCAGCGTTTCAGGGTGATTGAAGTGAATGTGGAAACGGCCCGGACGCGAAATGTGATAGAAGAACAGACGCCCACTTTTATTTATGAGCAACGTATCGTTACCCGGTACCTGTATGATAACAATTCTATTTTATGGGTAAGTGAAAAAGACGGGTGGCGCCGTATGTATATGGTAGATGTGGTGACAGGCAGCTGCAAACCTGTTAACCAGGGACAATGGGTGGTGCGTGAAGTGGATAGCGTGGATGAAAAGAAAAAAGAAATATGGTTTCGTGCCAGTGGTATGGATGCAACAGAAGATCCTTATCATATTCATTACTACCGTATAGGTATGGATGGAAAGAACCTGTTATCATTAACGCCCGAAGATGGAACACACCAAATGAGTTTTTCGAAAGACAAAAGGTTTTATATCGATAACTGGTCGCGGGTAAATACGGCTCCTGTAACGGTGTTGCGGCGTACAGCAGACGGTAAAAAGATCATGGACCTGGAGCAGGCGGATATCAGCGGGTTACTGGCTACCGGTTTACGTTTACCGGAGATCTTTCATGCGAAAGGGAGAGATGGCGTTACTGATATCTGGGGTATCGTATGCCGTCCATCCAACTTCGACTCAACAGTGAAATATCCTGTTATAGAAAATATCTATGCCGGTCCGCAGGACTCATTTGTACCCAAGAGCTTTATGGCTTACAGCGAAATGCAAAGTATGGCTGAACTGGGCTTTATTGTGGTGCAAATGGATGGCATGGGTACCGCCAATCGGTCAAAGGCTTTTCATGATATGTGCTGGCATAACCTTGCCGATGCGGGGTTTCCTGACCGTATTGCCTGGATAAAAGCGCTGGCCGCCAAATATCCTTACGTGGATGACAGCAGGGTGGGACTTTATGGTACATCTGCCGGCGGGCAAAATGCGATGGGCGGCCTGTTGTTTCATCCCGAATTCTATAGCGCTGCCGTAGCTGCCTGCGGTTGTCACGATAACCGTGTCGACAAGCAATGGTGGAACGAACAATGGATGGGATACCCTATCGGCAAACATTACGAGGAGCAATCGAATGTTACGAATGCAGCAAAACTGAAAGGAAATTTGCTGCTCATTGTTGGTGAAGCCGATACCAATGTGCCGCCGGAATCTACCTATCGTGTAGCAGACGCGCTCATAAAGGCCAATAAAACGTTTGATTTCCTGCCTGTGCCTGGCATGGGGCATAGTGACGGCGGGCCTTATGGAAGGGCTAAAAAAAGAGATTTCTTCGTCAAACATCTGCTGGGTGTTGATCCGCCGGACAGGAACAAGTAG
- a CDS encoding FUSC family membrane protein, producing MQITTDYTREFRKFINGQYLYTGVRLTAGVVIPAFVLYHFDLLSVCMALPLGALCVGLTDAPGPPHHRKNGLIASILINFVVAVITGYSREFPWLIGFEIIVFGLFFTLIGIYGNRISSIGLIALLVFIFNIDSHLEDHSIWNDALLFTAGGVWYALLSLLLYSLRPFRLIQQLMGECLIDTAAYLRIKAAFYRKKPDFNELNADLMRYQVLIQQHHADLREMLFKTRIIVNESTAKSRVLMMMFMDSIDLLERVMTSQQDYKELHREFDDNGILDKYAEMILALGDELYEIGLAVQSGFPSKPRVDISEMLTQTVDAFAELRRQHLAPDTIEGLIKLRQILYSIQDITERIKRLHSATTYDKKLARQYKQQRVDANEFITRSDLDPKLLLNNFSLKSASFRHAARVTVALLAGYIISLLFPLGHGYWILLTIITIVKPAYSISRRRNVQRLLGTLLGGVLGVVVLSFIKEPAVLFFFMILSMIISYSFLKLQYLVSSAAITIYVLLSFHFMSPSGYTAVLTDRVIDTIIGSAVAFIVSQFVWPSWEHEQVGNLMLDALKANRAYFDTVAAAFVVQQPDFTSLKTVRKDAFVALANMSDNLQRMLSEPKDKRPKLKHYHQFVATSHMLTSHIAALSYYAQRNASQYASADFQPLIHQIDLQFRQSVEVLQHNTSVEVLNLSAKLPITNKVQQLLETRRKELKAGNDDSIVSTRKILSDMKTITDQFELISTITVDQVRITQKIVA from the coding sequence GTGCAGATAACAACAGATTATACCAGGGAATTCAGGAAGTTTATCAACGGACAGTATTTGTACACAGGAGTGCGATTAACTGCTGGTGTTGTTATTCCCGCCTTCGTTTTATATCATTTTGATCTGTTATCGGTTTGTATGGCGCTGCCGCTGGGCGCCCTGTGTGTGGGCCTTACCGATGCCCCCGGACCTCCCCATCACCGTAAGAATGGGTTGATAGCAAGTATTCTGATCAATTTTGTCGTGGCGGTGATCACCGGGTACAGCAGGGAATTTCCCTGGCTGATAGGCTTTGAGATCATCGTTTTCGGACTCTTCTTCACGCTTATAGGTATCTATGGCAACCGTATCAGCAGTATTGGCTTGATCGCGTTGCTGGTGTTCATCTTTAATATCGACTCGCATCTTGAAGATCATTCCATCTGGAACGATGCATTGCTTTTCACCGCCGGCGGGGTATGGTATGCACTGCTAAGCCTGCTGTTGTATAGCCTTCGCCCTTTCAGGTTGATCCAGCAGTTGATGGGGGAGTGTTTAATAGATACTGCCGCCTACCTGCGTATAAAAGCTGCCTTCTACAGGAAAAAGCCCGATTTCAATGAACTGAATGCCGATCTGATGCGTTACCAGGTCCTTATTCAGCAGCATCATGCCGACCTGCGGGAAATGCTTTTCAAAACACGCATCATCGTTAATGAATCCACTGCCAAAAGCAGGGTGCTCATGATGATGTTTATGGATAGTATCGACCTGTTGGAAAGGGTGATGACCTCACAACAGGACTATAAAGAATTACATAGAGAGTTCGATGATAATGGTATTCTCGACAAGTATGCAGAAATGATTCTGGCTTTGGGCGATGAGTTGTATGAAATAGGGCTGGCCGTTCAAAGTGGCTTTCCTTCAAAGCCCCGGGTCGATATTTCCGAAATGCTTACACAAACTGTTGACGCTTTTGCCGAACTGCGCAGGCAACACCTCGCTCCGGATACAATAGAAGGGTTGATTAAGTTGCGCCAGATCTTATATAGCATCCAGGACATCACAGAACGCATCAAAAGACTGCACAGCGCTACCACCTACGATAAAAAACTGGCGAGGCAATATAAACAGCAGCGGGTCGATGCCAATGAATTTATTACCCGTTCCGACCTTGATCCTAAATTGTTGCTCAACAACTTTAGCCTGAAATCGGCTAGTTTCAGGCATGCAGCGCGGGTAACGGTAGCATTGCTGGCAGGATATATTATCTCCCTGCTTTTCCCCTTAGGGCATGGCTACTGGATCCTGCTTACTATTATTACCATTGTAAAACCTGCTTATAGTATTTCCAGGCGCAGGAATGTACAGCGTTTGCTGGGTACCTTGCTGGGCGGCGTGCTGGGCGTTGTGGTGCTTAGTTTTATAAAGGAGCCTGCAGTATTGTTCTTCTTTATGATCCTGTCAATGATCATTTCGTATAGTTTCCTGAAGCTGCAGTACCTGGTAAGTTCCGCTGCCATTACCATTTATGTGTTGCTGAGCTTTCATTTTATGAGCCCCTCAGGATATACGGCTGTGTTAACCGACAGGGTAATTGATACTATCATAGGTTCGGCCGTGGCGTTTATCGTGTCGCAGTTTGTATGGCCCAGTTGGGAACATGAACAGGTGGGCAATCTTATGCTGGACGCATTAAAAGCAAACAGGGCTTATTTCGACACGGTAGCCGCCGCCTTTGTTGTACAGCAGCCCGATTTCACTTCCTTAAAAACAGTACGTAAAGATGCCTTTGTGGCACTGGCGAATATGAGCGATAATTTGCAGCGTATGCTAAGTGAGCCCAAAGACAAGCGCCCTAAACTAAAGCATTACCACCAGTTTGTTGCTACCAGCCATATGCTTACTTCTCATATTGCGGCATTGTCCTATTATGCGCAACGCAACGCTTCGCAATATGCTTCCGCCGATTTTCAACCGCTGATTCACCAGATTGATCTCCAGTTCCGCCAGTCTGTTGAAGTATTGCAACATAATACCTCCGTTGAAGTGTTGAACTTATCTGCCAAACTTCCCATAACCAATAAGGTGCAGCAACTGTTGGAAACCCGCCGCAAGGAACTGAAAGCCGGCAACGACGATAGTATTGTAAGTACCCGTAAAATATTGTCTGACATGAAAACGATCACCGATCAGTTTGAGTTGATCAGCACTATTACTGTCGATCAGGTTCGTATTACCCAGAAGATAGTCGCGTAA
- a CDS encoding DUF2304 domain-containing protein: protein MVRIQLITIAINLLFLFYISYLIVKGKLREEYAIVWLVCTALLTLFSFWRDGLEVMARLFGVYEAPNLVFTVMIFIILIYLLHLSIVNSKLQKNMTRLTQEIALLKEELSKEKLPVEDEEGSAKNG, encoded by the coding sequence ATGGTAAGAATACAGCTTATTACGATAGCTATAAACCTGCTATTCCTTTTTTATATTTCCTATCTTATTGTAAAAGGCAAGCTGCGTGAAGAGTATGCCATTGTATGGCTGGTATGTACGGCTTTACTTACGCTGTTTTCGTTCTGGCGTGACGGCCTCGAGGTTATGGCCCGGTTATTTGGAGTATATGAAGCTCCCAACCTGGTGTTCACGGTCATGATCTTTATTATACTTATATACCTGTTACATTTATCGATCGTTAATTCAAAGCTTCAAAAGAATATGACGCGGCTTACGCAGGAGATTGCGTTACTGAAAGAAGAACTGTCCAAGGAGAAGCTGCCGGTTGAAGACGAGGAAGGAAGCGCAAAAAACGGGTAA